In the Besnoitia besnoiti strain Bb-Ger1 chromosome XII, whole genome shotgun sequence genome, one interval contains:
- a CDS encoding putative myosin heavy chain (encoded by transcript BESB_022830), protein MEATRKRFRPLGSVALAIFFVTALLGSWIALPTECVTSDKTPDTRPLKYPYPVTPQKLNRNATYNIGGQLYLYTYRSKDGSFNFSPVAGGNRLNVMSLDNVEVQDDPLAQAIEDARAIGDLVEKAKDMRTDLGQTVDEFISGGQNLTTRLKEALDNKDLAGVEQTEEDFRNDFTRLIKVHKFISNVQGEMMAILERGKGLLTRLEATARTLVDNEVLQKVLRLYKTQLQNETTASERERASTEAFILQSNDAMIQLQREFHEGMETLAKHKEILQKIDDLSKSLNDFETIKEHMLATLTNANDLKVRAAEAEGAGDQVLVRVEALANAYARSAMAVSDAVTKVRDVKAALRRDLDEAENELRSTPNSQSYAAAEEALHTVHSRLQQSATAVAATIQECSKTLEEVKELLDRCRKNNSEKIKVKMDEGSKLIRIASHFVGPSQAGRLDQLQRQLEEQTEQLKELAAVVDNNFEDFPRIAAVAVTAQSTAAALDEFEIQIKPSADKLHERQQLVLEQLEQLQDASDAPQSRLQIGSRITELKRSYDSIERFVKRASSAEIRDEFKRSLLALVRKPLAGAAGNIGDARRMGELVADLNAELTQELESFRRVITESQDEAEDLLNGSSGQGGEEQNNGFPDDPKVLNEWLHVRRRQMQAVKKFQANAETAKVQSENGVADMEKEIGDTRKMIAAIRECLSHKGIADVIDELGTPSGDASYSHELLEESQKLEKVAEQLQEEAQKIRDGVRQREQLVEQEWASLREKSFVFVPQFMELLKKLVDEAIKESANLEKMLANVERLAHNSKERRNGRPVTPPPTDGTVTDEDASAEADMDADAFFRVATERNNELQASLGEYAHRLATIKDDIDYIRELLQVTTPVARESGGGQSGRRLSSSNVLTQEQIEQYLEDLALFGDTVAKEERKIKDMTERARTALAAAEEMPQRARAGGEQTPGDGKKDTGSNQGLLLGVGLGVGIPLAIAGVAMCGYYERKKRRGASSNTQSDENPSSVDGMGSEMSHAGKTAGGTHLESIVVPSAEFGDPETAFSGIEPPEIAGVVTLDTLMTPEAGEPDTTHMQYMIEEHHTVARNISSASASDFHLADFPTAIIREHRVQPN, encoded by the exons ATGGAGGCTACGCGAAAGAGATTTCGCCCCCTGGGtagcgtcgcgctcgcgatTTTCTTTGTCACGGCGCTTTTGGGAAGCTGGATAGCGCTTCCAACAGAGTGTGTCACTTCAGACAAGACACCCGATACTCGGCCGCTAAAGTACCCATATCCAGTGACAC cgcagaAACTAAATAGAAACGCGACGTACAACATAGGCGGCCAGTTGTATCTGTACACTTACAGAAGCAAAGATGGATCATTTAACTTCAGTCCAGTAGCTGGTGGAAACCGGTTGAACGTCATGTCCCTCGATAATGTTGAAGTACAGGACG ATCCTCTGGCACAGGCCATTGAAGACGCCAGGGCAATAGGGGATTTGGTGGAGAAGGCAAAGGACATGAGGACTGACCTTGGCCAGACGGTAGATGAATTCATATCTGGAGGCCAGAACTTGACGACACGTTTGAAAGAGGCGCTGGATAATAAAGATCTCGCAGGTGTGGAACAAACTGAAGAGGACTTTCGTAATGACTTTACTAGATTGATCAAG GTTCACAAGTTTATCTCGAACGTTCAGGGGGAGATGATGGCAATTCTTGAACGCGGCAAAGGACTCCTGACACGCTTGGAAGCGACCGCACGAACCCTGGTTGATAATGAGGTGCTGCAGAAGGTACTGCGGCTGTACAAGACTCAACTGCAGAATGAGACTACAGCGTCGGAGCGTGAAAGGGCCTCGACGGAAGCATTCATCTTGCAGTCGAACGATGCGATGATTCAGTTGCAGAGGGAGTTCCACGAGGGTATGGAAACGCTAGCCAAGCACAAGGAAATCCTTCAGAAAATTGATGACCTGAGCAAGTCCCTGAATGACTTCGAAACGATAAAGGAACATATGTTGGCGACATTGACAAACGCTAATGATCTCAAGGTCCGAGCGGCtgaggcagagggcgccggcgaccaaGTACTCGTCAGAGTCGAGGCTCTCGCGAATGCATACGCCCGTTCTGCGATGGCGGTTAGTGATGCGGTGACCAAGGTTAGAGATGTCAAAGCAGCACTTAGGAGGGACCTTGATGAAGCCGAAAACGAGCTGAGGAGCACTCCAAACTCGCAGTCATATGCAGCGGCTGAAGAGGCTCTGCACACAGTGCATTCTCGCTTGCAACAGTCTGCTACTGCAGTGGCGGCGACAATTCAGGAATGCAGCAAGACGCTCGAGGAAGTAAAGGAACTTTTGGATAGATGCAGGAAGAACAATTCAGAGAAAATCAAAGTGAAAATGGATGAAGGTTCAAAATTGATACGGATCGCATCGCACTTCGTGGGGCCCTCGCAGGCTGGGAGGCTCGATCAGTTGCAGAGACAACTTGAAGAGCAAACTGAGCAACTAAAGGAGCTGGCTGCAGTTGTTGACAACAATTTTGAGGATTTCCCACGCATTGCAGCTGTTGCTGTGACTGCACAGAGTACAGCTGCCGCTCTCGATGAATTTGAAATTCAGATCAAACCCTCTGCGGATAAGCTTCACGAGAGGCAACAGCTAGTGCTCGAGCAATTGGAGCAGCTACAAGATGCTTCGGACGCTCCACAGAGTCGGTTGCAGATTGGATCTAGGATTACAGAGTTGAAGAGGAGTTACGATAGCATCGAACGTTTTGTCAAGAGAGCGTCTTCGGCTGAGATTAGAGACGAGTTCAAGCGGTCCTTGCTGGCACTAGTTCGCAAACCGTTAGCCGGTGCGGCTGGAAATATTGGGGATGCGAGGAGAATGGGAGAATTGGTGGCTGATTTGAACGCAGAGCTCACGCAGGAACTGGAATCGTTCCGTCGCGTTATAACGGAAAGCCAAGATGAAGCAGAGGACTTGCTGAATGGCAGTAGCGGACAGGGAGGGGAAGAACAAAACAACGGTTTTCCGGATGATCCCAAAGTTTTAAACGAGTGGCTGCATGTTCGCCGAAGACAGATGCAAGCCGTTAAGAAGTTCCAGGCAAATGCAGAAACAGCGAAAGTACAGTCGGAGAACGGTGTCGCTGATATGGAGAAGGAGATCGGAGATACACGGAAGATGATCGCCGCTATCCGGGAGTGCTTATCTCATAAAGGCATTGCTGATGTCATTGACGAACTCGGTACCCCATCTGGTGATGCGTCCTACAGTCACGAACTTCTCGAGGAGTCTCAAAAGCTGGAAAAAGTCGCTGAGCAGTTACAGGAGGAAGCTCAGAAAATCCGGGACGGAGTCAGGCAGCGGGAACAGCTCGTTGAGCAAGAGTGGGCAAGCCTACGGGAGAAGTCGTTTGTGTTCGTCCCCCAGTTTATGGAGCTGCTGAAAAAGCTTGTTGATGAGGCTATAAAAGAGAGCGCTAATCTGGAGAAGATGCTTGCTAATGTGGAGCGGCTGGCGCACAATTCTAAGGAAAGACGTAATGGTCGCCCTGTGACCCCGCCACCAA CTGATGGGACTGTAACGGATGAGGACGCatctgcggaggcagacatGGATGCGgacgccttcttccgcgtggCTACTGAGCGCAACAACGAGCTACAAGCTAGTCTTGGAGAGTACGCACATAGGCTTGCCACAATAAAGGATGACATTGATTACATCAGGGAGCTGTTGCAAGTTACCACTCCGGTCGCGCGGGAAAGTGGTGGAGGACAAAGCGGAAGACGACTGTCCTCATCCAACGTGCTGACGCAGGAGCAAATTGAGCAGTACCTTGAAGATTTGGCACTGTTTGGGGATACGGTAGCTAAGGAGGAGCGGAAGATAAAAGATATGACAGAGAGAGCTCGTACGGCATTGGCTGCTGCTGAGGAGATGCCTCAGAGAGCAAGAGCAGGAGGTGAACAAACCCCAGGAGATGGCAAGAAAGATACCGGGTCGAATCAGGGGCTTCTTCTTGGCGTTGGTTTAGGGGTCGGAATTCCTCTTGCGATCGCTGGTGTAGCTATGTGCGGGTACTACGAGCGGAAGAAACGCCGAGGTGCATCATCAAACACTCAAAGCGATGAGAATCCATCTAGTGTTGATGGTATGGGATCCGAGATGTCTCATGCTGGGAAAACAGCAGGGGGGACGCACTTGGAGAGCATCGTGGTCCCCAGCGCCGAGTTCGGCGATCCAGAAACAGCGTTCTCTGGCATTGAGCCGCCGGAAATAGCAGGAGTTGTTACTTTGGACACACTTATGACTCCCGAGGCAGGGGAACCAGATACAACGCACATGCAATATATGATCGAAGAGCACCACACCGTCGCTCGCAACATCAGCAGCGCGTCGGCTAGCGATTTCCATCTGGCAGACTTTCCCACTGCCATTATCCGCGAGCATCGTGTTCAGCCAAATTAA
- a CDS encoding hypothetical protein (encoded by transcript BESB_022840) yields the protein MSAVVVSNPLTPFVSPVTNLPHNGFAGYHKLMESYKRFQEGGLEFADEARMLINSIAHYLENGRLPLTNMDLGATAGGSLRTAADRAARSLPVGESPADEVAASTVTSPALSSASGDARVLLAPCINMFGLPGEGKVSSFRRRATKGKIATICNILRKRCAALQGASHDHMGGARQPPSESPPAANTRDGHAHEETVAHPIAQMEPSAAPRELQATYADVLLRPGPSVGRVSGWAQAYDMRGPQPGSVTNFGEWYPITYPYGWPPYGSPIATGALYLPQTGLGFRRLATERQSLGRRLG from the exons ATGTCTGCAGTTGTAGTGTCAAATCCTTTGACCCCGTTCGTGTCTCCTGTCACCAACCTCCCACATAACGGCTTTGCAGGATACCATAAACTTATGGAAAGCTATAAGAGGTTTCAAGAAGGGGGCCTCGAATTCGCCGATGAAGCTAGAATGCTGATTAACAGCATTGCCCACTATCTTGAAAATGGCAGACTCCCGCTCACCAACATGGATCTGGGCGCAACAGCTGGCGGAAGTCTGCGTACTGCGGCCGATCGGGCTGCTCGTTCTCTGCCCGTGGGCGAGTCACCTGCAG ATGAGGTTGCGGCGTCCACCGTCACATCTCCAGCCCTATCTTCGGCGAGTGGGGACGCCCGTGTCCTCCTCGCACCGTGCATTAATATGTTTGGGCTTCCTGGTGAGGGCAAGGTATCATCAttcagacgacgcgcgaccAAAGGAAAGATAGCCACGATCTGCAATATCCTACGCAAAAGATGTGCAGCGCTGCAAGGTGCTAGTCATGACCACATGGGGGGAGCAAGGCAGCCGCCGAGCGAAAGTCCCCCTGCAGCGAATACAAGAGATGGGCACGCGCATGAAGAAACGGTTGCACATCCGATTGCACAGATGGAACCATCTGCTGCTCCTCGGGAGCTCCAAGCAACGTATGCAGATGTCCTCCTCCGTCCGGGACCATCCGTTGGCCGCGTCAGTGGTTGGGCACAAGCTTACGATATGAGAGGGCCGCAGCCCGGCTCAGTGACGAATTTCGGCGAGTGGTATCCTATCACGTATCCGTATGGCTGGCCACCCTACGGATCTCCGATTGCGACGGGCGCCCTGTACCTCCCCCAAACGGGTCTCGGATTCAGACGTCTTGCCACCGAGCGGCAGTCCCTCGGTAGACGCCTTGGCTGA
- a CDS encoding hypothetical protein (encoded by transcript BESB_022850), giving the protein MADPQRADASSARGGDSLRPEREENEGSRAYEKTRCVVRFFANHSPPDQLKSVVEDCELLTDDDTLMNFEFVEEVCETAHDDALAVFAFVKDEEGSIVQGIMCREGKLGENVYLYPPAKLAVTVSHSDCSLILPPRPAPPICFPEEVEPYRLALETAFTRYVDMRYADATLANLRPTVRIRRGTAVYSRLLTPEAQRQKGQEKKRTGLLATLPLLKAEADLAQPSFVPSDSETALAFINEAGSWTIYKLTAVMSLRHSNPESCWAAARTLYWEAYFSPSNLRLAIEGEVRVRSHTCEDWNAQIDYRRVFRKASSGDSARETEENSTSSDQQNAGKTAEGAAARRRRETDRRDGLYLEKCEDVKTPAALCRRVLQFIRDKDAGVLREERFFRQVYVPETLRSLRRVLPLTGRSFDWQQQSLQLQPRQQI; this is encoded by the exons ATGGCGGACCCCCAGAGAGCGGACGCGTcaagcgcccgcggcggtgATTCCCTCCGCCCAGAAagggaagaaaacgaaggatCCAGAGCGTACGAGAAGACGCGATGCGTcgtgcgcttcttcgcgaaTCACAGCCCGCCGGACCAACTGAAGAGTGTGGTGGAGG ACTGCGAACTGCTGACAGACGACGACACCCTGATGAACTTCGAATTCGTGGAAGAAGTCTGCGAAACCGCtcacgacgacgcgctggcgGTTTTTGCGTTTGTcaaggacgaagaaggctcCATCGTACAG ggAATCATGTGCCGAGAAGGCAAACTGGGAGAAAACGTGTACCTGTACCCCCCGGCAAAGCTCGCCGTCACCGTCTCGCATTCTGACTGC TCTTTGatccttccgccgcggcccgccCCGCCGATCTGTTTCCCCGAAGAAGTGGAGCCGTATCG ACTCGCGCTGGAAACGGCCTTCACTCGGTACGTGGACATGCGCTACGCGGACGCGACACTGGCGAATCTGCGCCCAACCGTGCGCATCCGCCGCGGAACTGCCGTTTACTCGCGCCTGCTGACTCCCGAAGCGCAGCGTCAGAAGGgacaggagaagaagcgcacgGGGCTGCTGGCGACGCTCCCTCTTTTGAAGGCTGAGGCCGACCTCGCGCAGCCCTCCTTCGTGCCCTCGGACTCCGAGACTGCGCTCGCCTTCATCAACGAGGCGGGCTCATGGACGATCTACAAGCTCACCGCGGTCATGTCTCTCAGACACAGCAATCCTGAGAGCTGCTG ggcagcggcgcggacgctctACTGGGAAGCGTATTTTTCTCCCAGCAATCTCCGCCTGGCCATTGAG GGCGAAGTGCGCGTGCGCTCTCACACGTGTGAAGACTGGAACGCGCAGATCGACTACCGACGCGTCTTCCGCAAAGCCTCCAGCGGAGACTCTGCACGCGAGACGGAAGAGAACAGCACCTCGTCAGACCAGCAAAATGCAGGGAAgacagcggaaggcgcggccgcccggcggcggcgagagaccGACAGGAGAGACGGTCTGTACTTGGAAAAATGCGAAGACGTAAAGactcccgcggcgctctgccggcgcgtTTTACAGTTTATTCGGGATAAAGACGCTGGGGTGCTGCGAGAAGAAAGGTTTTTCCGTCAGGTGTACG TGCCTGAGACACTtcggtcgctgcggcgcgtcctgCCGCTCACTGGCCGCTCCTTCGACTGGCAGCAGCAgagtctgcagctgcagcctcgccaGCAGATTTGA